CACCAAAAATCTGGGGGCATTGGGAGAGGCCGGGGCAGTATTAACAGAAGACAGTATCCTGGCAGAAAAACTCAGAAATTTGCTCAACCATGGTCAAACCTTCCGTGACCATCACATTCTGGTTGGAAGAAATGCAAGGATTGACAGCATTCAAGCAGGATTTCTAAATGTCAAATTGGGATTTTTCAGTGCCTGGCAAAAAAGGAGAAAAAACTTAGTTTCAATTTATCTTCAGGAACTGAAAGATATCGCTTCCATCAGTTTGCCGCAGGAAATTCTTTCACCTTTTCATAATGCCCATTTATTCATCATCAAAACCAGCCAGCGTGATGACCTGAGGCAATTTTTAGCCCAAAAAGGAATAGGTACTGCGATTCATTATCCTGAGATCATTCCCTACATGAAGCCATACCTGGATGGACAAAAATATCCTGTTGCGGAAATGATGTCCAAAACTGTGCTCTCTCTGCCTTTGAATCCTTGGATGAAAAATGCCGATGTGAAAAGAATATGTAAGGAAATCAGAAATTTTGGATTCCAAACTTTGGTTTGAACAGTGTTTAATTTATAAAAATAGGTACTATATCAAGGCGATTGGAGGATTGTAGACCCTGGTTTCAGCAACCATAGGTTTAGGTTTTGATGGGTAAAGAAATTCCTGTACTTTTTCAATTCCCCTAATTTTTCGTCACATTTTTATAAAAAGACAAAAATTTTAAGTCTGCCATTACTAATAGTTGCGAAATTTATTAGCTTTACCTGTTTTGTGCGATGGGACACCCAAGCTAAGTTTTCATGATAGCAGAGATTAGTTCCTGTTGTTCCTGAGTTGGTTTGAGAGGAACTGTTGTATAGGTTTTAGAATCAGGAAGGAATACCCTTATCTGGTACATGTTTTTGGTAAGCTCGATAGCTCTGTTTGCAGAAAATGATACTTTCCGTTTTTTAAGAAGTCTTTCCATTTCTTTAAATACAGCATATGACACAAAACAGATACAGATATGTGTCTGTATTCTTTCCGGTATTCGGTGGTAGATTGGCCGTATTCTGATATCTGTCTTGCTGATCCGGAAAGCCTTT
This window of the Aquiflexum balticum DSM 16537 genome carries:
- a CDS encoding DegT/DnrJ/EryC1/StrS family aminotransferase, producing MNKHIPFLDLSQIPLDLKIALKEKFSQMLDKGVFSGGEEVEILEKNLKEYLGINYALACSNGTDALELALRALEIGSGDEVIVPAISWVSTAEAVALVGAKPVFIDTDASGLMDLDLLESKISSRTKAIIPVHLYGNMVDMEKLLLWSKKNKVAVIEDGAQSFGAVLKGKHAGTWGDIGCLSFYPTKNLGALGEAGAVLTEDSILAEKLRNLLNHGQTFRDHHILVGRNARIDSIQAGFLNVKLGFFSAWQKRRKNLVSIYLQELKDIASISLPQEILSPFHNAHLFIIKTSQRDDLRQFLAQKGIGTAIHYPEIIPYMKPYLDGQKYPVAEMMSKTVLSLPLNPWMKNADVKRICKEIRNFGFQTLV